From the Jilunia laotingensis genome, the window GACAATCGGTGCATGTTGCGGGAGTATGGTAAACGAACCGAGAGTACCAGGCAATGTCACACTGCGTACATTGCCATCATATACTTTCTTTTCCGGAGAAACAATACACAAGCGGAGTTCTTTCATATCTTTCTAATCTTTAGCTTGTTCAAGCAATTTTTTACCTTTTTCAATAGCTTCTTCAATCGTACCTACATTCAGGAAAGCTTGTTCGGGAAGATCGTCCACGTCACCATCCAGAATCATTCGGAAGCCTTTGATCGTATCATCTATCGAAACCATCACTCCCGGTACGCCTGTAAACTGTTCGGCAACCGCAAAAGGTTGTGAAAGGAACCTTTGCACACGACGGGCACGGTTTACAATCGTACGGTCCTCATCCGAAAGCTCTTCCATACCTAAGATAGAGATGATATCTTGTAATTCTTTATTGCGTTGAAGAATCTGTTTTACTCTCTGGGCAACTTCATAATGTTCCTGTCCTACAATATGGGGGTCAAGAATACGTGAAGTGGAAGCCAACGGGTCAACTGCCGGATAAATACCTAATTCTGTGATTTTACGATCCAAAACCGTAGTGGCATCCAAATGGGTAAACGTAGTGGCAGGTGCCGGGTCAGTCAAGTCATCGGCAGGCACATATACCGCTTGCACAGAAGTAATAGAGCCATAACGGGTGGAAGTAATGCGCTCCTGCATAGCTCCCATTTCGGTAGCCAAGGTAGGCTGATAACCCACTGCCGAAGGCATACGCCCCAACAATGCCGAAACTTCGGAACCGGCTTGCGTAAAACGGAAGATATTATCAATAAAGAATAGAATATCCCGCGGACTGTCATCTTTCGTATGCATATCCCGGAAAGATTCTGCTACCGTCAAACCCGAAAGGGCAACCGAAGCACGCGCACCCGGTGGCTCGTTCATCTGACCGAACACCAAAGATACCTGAGATTTTTCCAATTCATCATAATCGACCTTGGAAAGATCCCAATCTCCTTCCTCCATTCCTTTCTTAAAAGCTTCGCCATAGCGGATAACTCCCGATTCAATCATTTCGCGAAGCAAGTCATTACCTTCACGGGTACGTTCTCCCACTCCGGCAAAAACAGAAAAGCCATTATGTTTTTTAGCTATATTATTGATTAACTCCTGTATAAGTACCGTCTTACCAACACCAGCACCACCAAAAAGACCGATCTTACCTCCCTTTGAATAGGGTTCCAGCAAATCGATCACTTTAATACCGGTATAAAGCACTTCTTGTACAGTAGTCAAATCTTCAAATTTAGGGGGATCGCGGTGAATAGAATAAGCTCCTTCACGACTGAGTTCTTTCATGCCATCTATGGAGTCACCGACAACATTCATCAATCTACCTTTGATTTGCTCACCTACAGGCATGGTAATCGGACCACCTGTCGGATATACCTTCATACCACGCTGTAATCCATCAGTACTATCCATCGCAACGGTTCTCACCGTGTTTTCACCAATGTGTTGTTGTACTTCTACAATCAGGATTTTGCCATTCGCCCTTTTTATTTCCAGTGCATCATGTATACTTGGTAAGATCAATTCAGCATCTGCACCTTCAAAATATACATCAACGACAGGGCCGATAACCTGAGAAATATGTCCGATAATCTGTGACATAAGCAATCATTTTATATATTATTTTCAAACTTAACGTAGTATAGTAAGCCGCGTTTTTACCAACTTTACTATTAAAATAACGCTCCAATTATTGTTTTGTTCACTTACCATTAACATAAGTAGTTAAACAAACAACTTTGCAAATGTAAAAACAATAACGATTCATTATTCTCATTTGCTATTTTTTGGATTTAGATAACATTCATTAGTCCTAAAATTGCTACAAATAGTCCATCTTTCACAGAGAA encodes:
- the atpD gene encoding F0F1 ATP synthase subunit beta; its protein translation is MSQIIGHISQVIGPVVDVYFEGADAELILPSIHDALEIKRANGKILIVEVQQHIGENTVRTVAMDSTDGLQRGMKVYPTGGPITMPVGEQIKGRLMNVVGDSIDGMKELSREGAYSIHRDPPKFEDLTTVQEVLYTGIKVIDLLEPYSKGGKIGLFGGAGVGKTVLIQELINNIAKKHNGFSVFAGVGERTREGNDLLREMIESGVIRYGEAFKKGMEEGDWDLSKVDYDELEKSQVSLVFGQMNEPPGARASVALSGLTVAESFRDMHTKDDSPRDILFFIDNIFRFTQAGSEVSALLGRMPSAVGYQPTLATEMGAMQERITSTRYGSITSVQAVYVPADDLTDPAPATTFTHLDATTVLDRKITELGIYPAVDPLASTSRILDPHIVGQEHYEVAQRVKQILQRNKELQDIISILGMEELSDEDRTIVNRARRVQRFLSQPFAVAEQFTGVPGVMVSIDDTIKGFRMILDGDVDDLPEQAFLNVGTIEEAIEKGKKLLEQAKD
- a CDS encoding F0F1 ATP synthase subunit epsilon, encoding MKELRLCIVSPEKKVYDGNVRSVTLPGTLGSFTILPQHAPIVSSLQEGKLSYVTEEGEEKVLDIQSGFVEMSDGIASVCIS